The following DNA comes from Desulforegula conservatrix Mb1Pa.
TGTCACCAAGGCAGATATCGAGTCAGAAAAAATAATTACTGAAACAATCAGAGCCATATATCCTAATCATTCAATTCTTGCGGAAGAAGGTGGACTGACAACAAATGATACTTCAAGCGGTCAGTCAAACAGATGGATCATTGATCCTCTTGACGGAACAACTAATTTTGCCCATCAACTTCCTCTCTTCTGCTGCTCCATAGCCTTTCAGCATGAAAATGAAATAATTACAGGGATTGTATTTAATCCTGTAACAAATGAGCTTTTCACTGCCGTAAAAAATGGCGGTGCATATCTGAACGGAGCTAAAATCAAGGTAAGTGGTAAAAACGATCTAAAGGAGAGCCTTCTTGTAACAGGCTTCCCTTATGATACTAACGGCATCATCGATCCAATAGTCAAAAGGCTTTCAAACTGCCTGAAAGCGGCCCAGGGAATAAGAAGACTCGGATCAGCCGCGCTCGACCTTTGCTATATTGCATGCGGTAGATTTGACGGATTCTGGGAGCAGAAACTAAAACCTTGGGACACGGCTGCCGGATACCTTATAGCGTCAGAAGCAGGAGGCCTTGTCACGGATTTTGCAAATAAACCTTTTCAAACAGAAATGAATGAGCTATTAGCGACGAATGGCTTGATTCA
Coding sequences within:
- a CDS encoding inositol monophosphatase family protein, encoding MIDTDKILETGIKAAFESGRILRFYLGNLAEINKKGETDLVTKADIESEKIITETIRAIYPNHSILAEEGGLTTNDTSSGQSNRWIIDPLDGTTNFAHQLPLFCCSIAFQHENEIITGIVFNPVTNELFTAVKNGGAYLNGAKIKVSGKNDLKESLLVTGFPYDTNGIIDPIVKRLSNCLKAAQGIRRLGSAALDLCYIACGRFDGFWEQKLKPWDTAAGYLIASEAGGLVTDFANKPFQTEMNELLATNGLIHSQMISMMRI